A genome region from Nicotiana tabacum cultivar K326 chromosome 13, ASM71507v2, whole genome shotgun sequence includes the following:
- the LOC107764015 gene encoding LOW QUALITY PROTEIN: cytochrome P450 77A2 (The sequence of the model RefSeq protein was modified relative to this genomic sequence to represent the inferred CDS: inserted 2 bases in 1 codon), whose amino-acid sequence MDSFSTSSLSPYYHLIFTALAFALSSLIFLFSKKNKSKKLNLPPGPPGWPIVGNLFQVARSGKPFFQYVRDLRPKYGSIFTLKMGTRTMIIISSADLVHEALVQKGQXFASRPRENPTRTVFSCDKFTVNAAVYGPVWRSLRKNMVQNGLSSMKLKEFRNVRVTAMDKMIEKVQVEAKANNGVVWVLKNARFAVFCILLAMCFGVEMDEQTIETIDEMMKTVLIVLDPRLDDYLPILSPFFSKQRKRAMNVRKQQIETIVPFIEKRRKILSNPDSDKTAASFSYLDTLFDLKVEGRNSAPTNPELVTLCSEFLNGGTDTTATAIEWAIARIIENPSIQSRLYEEIKNTVGDNKKVDEKDIEKMPYLNAVVKELLRKHPPTYFSLTHAVIEPAKLGGYDIPTDANVEIFLPGISDDPKLWSEPEKFNPDRFFLGKEEADITGVTGVKMIPFGMGRRICPGLNMATVHVSLMLARLVQEFEWSVYPENTKVDFSEKLEFTVVMKNTLRAKIKPRM is encoded by the exons ATGGATTCTTTCTCAACTTCTTCACTTTCTCCTTATTATCATCTCATTTTCACTGCTTTAGCCTTTGCTCTTTCTAGTCTAATCTTCTTGTTTtccaaaaaaaacaaatcaaagaaactGAATTTACCTCCTGGACCACCTGGATGGCCAATTGTAGGTAATCTTTTTCAAGTAGCACGTTCTGGAAAACCATTTTTCCAATACGTGAGAGATCTTCGTCCAAAATATGGTTCTATTTTTACCCTAAAAATGGGTACAAGAACCATGATTATTATCTCCAGTGCCGATTTGGTCCACGAGGCACTGGTCCAGAAGGGTCA GTTCGCGAGCAGACCTCGCGAAAACCCGACCAGGACCGTATTCAGCTGCGACAAGTTCACCGTAAACGCAGCGGTTTACGGCCCCGTCTGGCGGTCCTTGAGAAAAAACATGGTTCAAAACGGGCTGAGTTCAATGAAGCTAAAAGAGTTTAGGAATGTGAGGGTAACCGCTATGGATAAAATGATTGAAAAAGTTCAAGTGGAAGCTAAAGCAAataacggtgtcgtttgggttttAAAAAATGCTCGGTTTGCTGTTTTTTGTATTCTTTTGGCAATGTGTTTTGGTGTAGAAATGGATGAACAGACGATTGAGACAATTgatgaaatgatgaaaactgtgTTGATTGTTCTTGATCCAAGATTAGATGATTATCTTCCAATTTTGAGTCCATTTTTCTCCAAACAAAGAAAACGTGCCATGAATGTACGGAAACAACAGATCGAGACCATCGTACCATTCATTGAAAAACGTAGGAAAATTCTCAGCAACCCAGATTCTGATAAAACAGCAGCTTCATTCTCGTACCTTGACACACTTTTCGATCTCAAAGTTGAAG ggAGAAATTCAGCCCCAACAAATCCTGAACTGGTCACATTATGTTCAGAGTTCCTTAACGGTGGGACAGACACAACAGCAACAGCAATAGAATGGGCCATAGCAAGAATAATTGAAAACCCAAGTATACAATCAAGATTGTACGAAGAAATCAAAAACACAGTTGGGGACAACAAAAAAGTTGACGAAAAGGACATAGAGAAAATGCCATATTTAAACGCAGTAGTAAAAGAATTATTACGTAAACATCCTCCTACGTACTTTTCGCTGACTCATGCAGTAATTGAGCCAGCTAAATTAGGTGGGTATGACATACCCACCGATGCGAATGTGGAGATATTCCTACCCGGAATATCTGATGACCCGAAGTTATGGTCCGAACCCGAGAAGTTTAACCCGGATAGGTTCTTTTTGGGTAAGGAGGAAGCTGATATTACTGGTGTGACGGGTGTGAAGATGATACCGTTTGGTATGGGTCGGAGGATTTGCCCCGGTTTGAATATGGCGACTGTTCATGTGAGCTTGATGTTGGCCCGATTGGTTCAAGAATTCGAATGGTCCGTTTACCCAGAAAATACCAAAGTGGATTTTAGTGAAAAGTTGGAATTTACTGTGGTGATGAAAAATACTCTAAGAGCTAAGATTAAGCCTAGAATGTAA